A region from the Nocardioides coralli genome encodes:
- a CDS encoding 3-hydroxybutyrate dehydrogenase, whose amino-acid sequence MPETPVTRPAALDGRRAVVTGGASGIGAGVASRLAELGAAVLVLDRDEEAAAKHAADIGGEHRVVDLADTTSVTALDLTADVLVNCAGIQHVAPVEEFEPARFELIHRLMLVSPFLLTQQVLPGMYERGWGRVVHVSSVHGHRASAYKSAYVSAKHGLEGLSKVIALEGAGKGVTSNTVCPGYVRTPLVEGQIADQARTHGIDESEVLDDVLLARQAIKRLVEPVEVAEAVAFLCGPASASITGSSFVIDGGWSAA is encoded by the coding sequence ATGCCTGAGACCCCTGTCACCCGTCCCGCCGCGCTCGACGGCCGGCGTGCCGTCGTGACCGGCGGGGCCAGCGGCATCGGCGCCGGGGTCGCCAGCCGGCTCGCCGAACTCGGGGCCGCGGTGCTGGTCCTCGACCGCGACGAGGAGGCCGCCGCCAAGCACGCCGCCGACATCGGCGGCGAGCACCGCGTCGTCGACCTCGCGGACACGACATCCGTCACCGCGCTGGACCTGACCGCCGACGTCCTCGTCAACTGTGCCGGCATCCAGCACGTCGCCCCCGTCGAGGAGTTCGAGCCGGCCAGGTTCGAGCTGATCCACCGGTTGATGCTCGTCTCGCCGTTCCTGCTCACCCAGCAGGTGCTGCCGGGGATGTACGAGCGCGGGTGGGGCCGGGTCGTGCACGTGTCGAGCGTCCACGGCCACCGCGCGTCGGCCTACAAGTCGGCCTACGTCAGCGCCAAGCACGGCCTCGAGGGGCTGTCGAAGGTGATCGCCCTCGAGGGTGCGGGCAAGGGCGTCACCAGCAACACCGTGTGTCCCGGCTACGTCCGCACCCCCCTGGTCGAGGGCCAGATCGCCGACCAGGCGCGCACCCACGGCATCGACGAGAGCGAGGTCCTCGACGACGTCCTCCTGGCACGCCAGGCCATCAAGCGGCTCGTCGAGCCCGTAGAGGTGGCCGAGGCGGTCGCCTTCCTCTGCGGCCCGGCCTCGGCCTCCATCACCGGCAGCTCCTTCGTGATCGACGGCGGCTGGTCCGCCGCCTGA
- a CDS encoding helix-turn-helix domain-containing protein, with protein MSDPRRSFLQLLYEEAPRSAFDQVVADAVEAGVGPDELVRLREEYDVALRLRELIARQQAREAEMRALYETANDLTAIRDVDTILAAIVRRARQLLQADMTYLSLNDEAEGASYMKVTEGALTPEFKQLRLPLGTGLLGLVAQTGEPYFTEDYQSDERFVHRGYIDEAVAGEGIRAILGVPLVLEGRVIGALLAVHRSVRPFPPHEVTLLTSFAAHAAVALENAQLFADLDDAHRTMTQHTAAVEAAALAHDRLTDLLVAGGGVEEVADVMADVMGGPLAVLGPDDEHLAGAEAPGDWSTAAAESVASGRAVRRGRHYVTAAQAGTEHVATLVLDAGGRELDQPALRTLERGALVTSLVILFARTVAETEDRLGGELLADLLEARPSALPALRERARRRQVVLEPPLVVAVAAVTGLDRFPARRALTRLAAEHQGLAGDHLGRLVLLVPGEDPLEAGARLAEAVAARGGSATVGVCAADPDALGDGHAEARRCLETLLTLGRVGEVSDPAGLGVTRLLLGDNDPEHLATYLATTLGPVLAYDEARSTSLVATLEAWFATGGTVKEAAARLHVHPNTVSQRLERITGLLGPEWREPERALDLQLALRVHRLRRSPSR; from the coding sequence ATGTCCGACCCGCGGCGCTCGTTCCTCCAGCTCCTCTACGAGGAAGCGCCCCGCAGCGCCTTCGACCAGGTGGTGGCCGACGCGGTCGAGGCGGGGGTCGGGCCCGACGAGCTCGTCCGGCTCCGCGAGGAGTACGACGTCGCGCTCCGGCTGCGCGAGCTCATCGCCCGGCAGCAGGCGCGCGAGGCGGAGATGCGGGCCCTCTACGAGACGGCCAACGACCTCACCGCGATCCGCGACGTCGACACGATCCTGGCCGCCATCGTGCGTCGTGCCCGGCAGCTGCTCCAGGCGGACATGACCTACCTGTCCCTCAACGACGAGGCCGAGGGCGCGTCGTACATGAAGGTCACCGAGGGCGCACTGACCCCGGAGTTCAAGCAGCTCCGGCTGCCGCTCGGCACCGGGCTGCTCGGCCTGGTCGCCCAGACCGGGGAGCCCTACTTCACCGAGGACTACCAGTCCGACGAACGGTTCGTGCACCGTGGCTACATCGACGAGGCCGTGGCGGGGGAGGGCATCCGCGCGATCCTGGGCGTCCCGCTCGTGCTGGAGGGGCGGGTGATCGGCGCACTGCTCGCGGTCCACCGGTCGGTGCGGCCGTTCCCGCCCCACGAGGTGACGCTGCTGACCTCCTTCGCCGCCCACGCCGCGGTGGCCCTCGAGAACGCACAGCTCTTCGCCGACCTCGACGACGCCCACCGCACCATGACCCAGCACACCGCTGCGGTCGAGGCGGCGGCGCTCGCCCACGACCGTCTCACCGACCTCCTGGTCGCCGGTGGCGGCGTGGAGGAGGTGGCCGACGTGATGGCCGACGTGATGGGTGGACCCCTGGCCGTCCTCGGGCCCGACGACGAGCACCTGGCCGGCGCCGAGGCTCCTGGCGACTGGTCGACAGCGGCGGCGGAGTCGGTCGCCTCGGGACGCGCCGTGCGGCGCGGGCGCCACTACGTGACCGCGGCCCAGGCCGGCACCGAGCACGTCGCCACCCTGGTCCTCGACGCGGGTGGTCGCGAGCTCGACCAGCCGGCGCTGCGGACCCTCGAACGTGGCGCCCTGGTCACCTCGCTGGTGATCCTCTTCGCCCGCACCGTCGCCGAGACCGAGGACCGGCTCGGGGGTGAGCTCCTCGCCGACCTGCTCGAGGCCCGACCGAGCGCGCTGCCGGCGCTGCGCGAGCGGGCCCGCCGCCGCCAGGTCGTCCTGGAGCCGCCGCTGGTCGTCGCGGTCGCCGCGGTGACCGGGCTCGACCGCTTCCCGGCACGGCGGGCGTTGACCCGCCTGGCAGCCGAGCACCAGGGCCTGGCCGGTGACCACCTCGGCAGGCTGGTGCTGCTCGTCCCGGGTGAGGACCCCCTCGAGGCGGGGGCGCGGCTGGCCGAGGCGGTCGCCGCGCGCGGCGGCTCCGCCACGGTGGGCGTCTGCGCGGCCGACCCCGACGCGCTGGGAGACGGTCACGCCGAGGCTCGCCGGTGCCTCGAGACCCTGCTGACCCTCGGCCGCGTGGGGGAGGTCAGCGACCCCGCGGGCCTCGGGGTCACCCGCCTGCTGCTCGGCGACAACGATCCCGAGCACCTGGCGACGTACCTCGCCACGACCCTGGGTCCCGTCCTGGCCTACGACGAGGCCCGCTCCACCAGCCTCGTGGCCACGCTGGAGGCGTGGTTCGCGACCGGTGGGACGGTCAAGGAGGCTGCGGCCCGGCTGCACGTCCACCCCAACACCGTCTCCCAGCGGCTGGAGCGGATCACCGGCCTGCTCGGGCCGGAGTGGCGCGAGCCCGAGCGGGCGCTGGACCTGCAGCTCGCGCTGCGGGTGCACCGGTTGCGCCGCAGCCCCTCCCGCTGA
- a CDS encoding RDD family protein, protein MSTHARSEADPTHPPAGTDRRFYAFVLDRLWAWPLLALVGYAGWLVSWRHGGLWGGLVLIVLGVLLVVAATAVGVGLWGLTPGKALLGLRVVDAATGRPIGVPAALLRGLVLAGAALPTFGIGLATLAQTAVSDPHGRRRGWHDVLTGSVVVDVRPVPEPAEVVEELPRPVLNLTAMRLAPAPAGQGAVAPGRRAAGAHPGADEASAPVGVIPVPRWRVTLDSGESLAVEGLLLLGRRPEGRPDEPVGRPVALTSHDLSVSKTHAAIAVAPDGSLVVTDRGSRNGTVLIRAGSSRQLLADDPATLQAGDTVRLGDRTLTVQREA, encoded by the coding sequence ATGTCGACGCACGCCCGGTCGGAGGCCGACCCGACCCACCCGCCCGCCGGCACCGACCGCCGCTTCTACGCCTTCGTGCTCGACCGGCTGTGGGCCTGGCCGCTGCTCGCCCTGGTCGGGTACGCCGGTTGGCTGGTGTCGTGGCGGCACGGGGGGCTGTGGGGTGGCCTGGTCCTGATCGTCCTCGGCGTGCTGCTGGTGGTCGCCGCGACCGCCGTGGGGGTCGGCCTGTGGGGTCTCACCCCGGGCAAGGCCCTGCTGGGGCTCCGGGTCGTGGACGCCGCCACCGGGCGGCCGATCGGTGTGCCCGCCGCCCTGCTGCGAGGGCTCGTGCTCGCGGGCGCCGCCCTCCCGACGTTCGGCATCGGCCTGGCCACGCTGGCCCAGACCGCGGTCAGTGACCCGCACGGCCGGCGTCGGGGGTGGCACGACGTGCTGACCGGCAGCGTCGTGGTCGACGTGCGACCGGTGCCCGAGCCCGCCGAGGTCGTCGAGGAGCTGCCGCGCCCGGTGCTCAACCTCACGGCGATGCGGCTCGCGCCGGCACCGGCGGGCCAGGGCGCCGTCGCGCCCGGGCGCCGGGCGGCAGGGGCCCACCCGGGTGCCGATGAGGCCTCGGCCCCCGTCGGGGTCATCCCCGTCCCGCGGTGGCGCGTGACCCTCGACTCCGGGGAGTCGCTGGCGGTCGAGGGACTCCTGCTGCTGGGACGCCGCCCCGAGGGCCGACCCGACGAACCGGTCGGCCGCCCGGTCGCCCTCACCTCCCACGACCTCTCGGTCTCCAAGACCCACGCCGCGATCGCGGTCGCCCCCGACGGGTCGCTGGTGGTCACCGACCGCGGCTCGCGCAACGGCACGGTCCTGATCCGGGCGGGGTCCTCGCGACAGCTGCTGGCCGACGATCCGGCGACGCTCCAGGCCGGCGACACCGTACGGCTGGGCGACCGCACCCTGACGGTGCAGCGCGAGGCCTGA
- a CDS encoding FHA domain-containing protein, translating into MTDASAHSYRPGPWFAVVGEHATVLLPPAEKERVAELWSVVDDGGGFDVVLDALISRGLRDLTGFVLVATAEGTTRLVVRGPAQAHVVADDGEVTVDGTEATTWAERTLSGVSSLRLVVADAAEEAALHTMTGGLVRVSELTTPAEVGGHQHEDEVEVPADEPDPDPGAELPTTGPMPVPEAPPGPLGPETDWSQPPPEPPIGVPSGPPPPVAVTQPVPLQSSVPGPEESEPAAVVRLVFSHGEEVAVDRAVVVGRAPQAGRSRGTGEPQLVTVPSPGQEISSTHLEVRPGSGSDHGHAVVEDLGSTNGTVLVRPGQAAEELTAGTPVVLVPGAVLDLGDGITITVTAP; encoded by the coding sequence GTGACCGACGCGTCGGCACACAGCTACCGACCGGGCCCGTGGTTCGCCGTCGTCGGCGAGCACGCCACGGTGCTGCTGCCTCCGGCCGAGAAGGAGCGGGTCGCCGAGCTCTGGTCCGTCGTCGACGACGGCGGTGGTTTCGACGTCGTGCTCGACGCCCTGATCTCCCGCGGGCTGCGTGACCTCACCGGGTTCGTGCTCGTGGCCACCGCGGAGGGCACCACCAGGCTCGTCGTCCGCGGCCCGGCGCAGGCCCACGTCGTGGCCGACGACGGCGAGGTCACCGTCGACGGCACGGAGGCCACGACCTGGGCCGAGCGGACGCTGAGCGGGGTCTCGTCATTGCGCCTGGTGGTCGCCGACGCCGCTGAAGAGGCCGCCCTCCACACCATGACCGGGGGACTGGTTCGCGTGAGCGAGCTGACCACGCCCGCGGAAGTCGGGGGCCACCAGCACGAGGACGAGGTCGAGGTTCCCGCCGACGAGCCGGACCCCGACCCCGGCGCCGAGCTCCCCACCACCGGTCCGATGCCGGTGCCCGAGGCGCCGCCGGGCCCGCTCGGCCCCGAGACCGACTGGTCGCAGCCCCCGCCGGAGCCGCCGATCGGCGTCCCTTCCGGACCGCCCCCGCCGGTCGCGGTCACGCAGCCGGTGCCGCTGCAGTCGTCGGTGCCGGGACCTGAGGAGTCCGAGCCTGCCGCGGTCGTCCGCCTGGTCTTCTCCCACGGCGAGGAGGTGGCCGTCGACCGCGCCGTCGTCGTCGGTCGCGCGCCCCAGGCCGGGCGCTCCCGCGGCACCGGGGAGCCACAGCTGGTCACCGTGCCGAGCCCCGGTCAGGAGATCTCCTCGACCCACCTCGAGGTCCGGCCCGGGAGCGGCAGCGACCACGGCCACGCCGTCGTCGAGGACCTCGGATCGACCAACGGCACAGTGCTCGTCCGGCCCGGCCAGGCCGCCGAGGAGCTGACCGCGGGCACCCCCGTCGTGCTGGTCCCCGGGGCGGTGCTCGACCTCGGCGACGGGATCACCATCACGGTGACCGCTCCCTGA
- a CDS encoding PP2C family protein-serine/threonine phosphatase has protein sequence MKQVELHHGARTDVGRVREVNEDAYLAAPPVFAVADGMGGHEGGDVASRVVVEELGRLADRALDPTEAREQLAAALATCQQRIAEIGADGETSRQARSYAGTTVVAAIVVDDGGPAWFLVNLGDSRAYRLSQGRLSQVSTDHSLVQELVDAGSLSTEDAATHPERNVITRALGGREASEPDYFLLPLAEAPRLLLCSDGINGMIDDAAIEEILGATDDPRDAADRLVEAALAAGGRDNATAVVVDVVGWADVPDYDADRQRSSLERKLGALP, from the coding sequence ATGAAGCAGGTCGAGCTGCACCACGGCGCCCGTACCGACGTCGGTCGGGTCCGCGAGGTCAACGAGGACGCCTACCTCGCCGCCCCGCCGGTCTTCGCGGTGGCCGACGGCATGGGCGGTCACGAGGGCGGTGACGTCGCGAGCCGCGTCGTCGTCGAGGAGCTGGGCCGGCTCGCCGACCGTGCCCTCGACCCGACCGAGGCCCGTGAGCAGCTCGCCGCCGCCCTGGCCACCTGCCAGCAGCGCATCGCCGAGATCGGCGCCGACGGCGAGACCTCCCGACAGGCTCGCTCGTACGCCGGCACCACCGTGGTCGCCGCGATCGTCGTCGACGACGGCGGCCCGGCGTGGTTCCTGGTCAACCTCGGCGACTCGCGCGCCTACCGGCTCTCGCAGGGACGGCTCAGCCAGGTGAGCACCGACCACAGCCTGGTCCAGGAGCTCGTCGACGCCGGCTCCCTGAGCACCGAGGACGCCGCGACCCACCCCGAGCGCAACGTCATCACCCGCGCGCTGGGTGGTCGGGAGGCCTCGGAGCCCGACTACTTCCTGCTCCCCCTCGCGGAGGCGCCGCGGCTGCTGCTCTGCTCCGACGGCATCAACGGCATGATCGACGACGCGGCCATCGAGGAGATCCTCGGTGCGACCGACGACCCGCGCGACGCGGCCGACCGGCTGGTCGAGGCCGCCCTCGCCGCGGGCGGCCGTGACAACGCGACGGCAGTCGTCGTCGATGTGGTGGGATGGGCCGACGTGCCGGACTACGACGCCGACCGTCAGCGATCGAGCCTCGAGCGGAAGCTGGGGGCCCTGCCGTGA
- a CDS encoding helicase-associated domain-containing protein — MSGAGGAGATYRTLAEQLRAWPEDRLARLLSDRPDLATPAPQDSGQLASRAATRSSVVRALDQLTLPELCVLDALVVAGQTTREEISRLVNADAAATGAAIERLLDLALVWEAREGLRPLTGVVEALASGGPGVSGLRPRSEKPPGGERLAQLLSELSPQARRLLDHVEAHGGQGTTGSSRTTVSTDEAASPAEELLARRLLVPRSGGVVVLPGEVGLALRGGHTTRERVDEVPAIAATSRSPELVDRAAAGAALEAVHRVELLLDHWGAHPPGELRSGGLSVRDLKAAATMLHADERDTALLIEVAAAAGLVATRADRDGVPVWVPTDAFDLWSAHELADRWLALARHWLQSPRVPGLVGSRDQAGKGRNALAPDLTSPIAAETRRMTLEALATLPEGDQLAAGTGVPSLVARLTWQRPRRPRARADQVAWAVAEAGVLGVTGLGGLAGHGRLLLDGDHEAAVATLAPLLPKPLEQVVLQADLTAVAPGPLESSVARRLHLVAEVESRGGATVYRFTPGSVRRALDLGWSAHEVHELLDEVAATDVPQPLRYLVDDSARTFGSIRAGHAEAFLRADDETVLTELLHHPKAGGLGLRRLAPTVLVSDTPLDVLLPRLRDIGAAPVVEAADGTVQIARPDQLRARTPREARGAATARAREAAHVAQVVAAVRAGDRVTASRPAAARPLTPSGSLAALREAIETGAAVVIGYVDNHGSRSERLVEPVRVEGGQLTAYDVRSDDTRTFAIHRVTSVRAVEDA; from the coding sequence ATGTCGGGAGCAGGAGGCGCCGGGGCGACGTACCGCACCCTGGCCGAGCAGCTGCGGGCGTGGCCGGAGGACCGGCTCGCCCGTCTGCTCAGCGACCGACCCGACCTCGCCACGCCAGCTCCTCAGGACTCCGGCCAGCTGGCGTCGCGTGCCGCCACCCGGTCCTCCGTCGTACGCGCGCTCGACCAGCTGACGCTGCCCGAGCTCTGCGTCCTTGATGCCCTCGTCGTCGCGGGTCAAACCACCCGGGAGGAGATCTCCCGGCTCGTGAACGCCGATGCGGCCGCCACGGGTGCCGCGATCGAGCGGCTCCTGGACCTCGCGCTGGTGTGGGAGGCGCGGGAGGGGCTGCGTCCGCTGACCGGCGTGGTCGAGGCACTCGCCTCCGGCGGCCCGGGGGTGAGCGGGCTGCGCCCACGCTCCGAGAAGCCTCCCGGCGGGGAGCGGCTCGCGCAGCTGCTGTCCGAGCTGAGCCCGCAGGCACGCCGGCTCCTCGACCACGTCGAGGCGCACGGCGGTCAGGGGACCACCGGGTCCTCACGGACGACCGTGTCCACCGACGAGGCTGCCTCCCCGGCCGAGGAGCTGCTGGCCCGCAGGCTGCTCGTGCCCCGGTCCGGCGGGGTGGTGGTGCTTCCCGGCGAGGTCGGCCTGGCGCTGCGGGGTGGGCACACGACGCGGGAGCGCGTCGACGAGGTCCCGGCGATCGCCGCCACGTCCCGCTCGCCGGAGCTCGTCGACCGGGCGGCTGCCGGCGCCGCGCTGGAGGCGGTGCACCGGGTCGAGCTGCTCCTGGACCACTGGGGCGCCCACCCGCCCGGCGAGCTCCGGTCAGGAGGGCTCTCCGTCCGGGACCTCAAGGCAGCCGCCACCATGCTGCACGCGGACGAGCGCGACACGGCACTGCTGATCGAGGTCGCCGCCGCGGCGGGGCTGGTCGCGACCCGGGCCGACCGCGACGGCGTCCCGGTGTGGGTCCCGACCGACGCCTTCGACCTCTGGTCGGCTCACGAGCTGGCCGACCGGTGGCTGGCGCTGGCTCGGCACTGGCTGCAGAGCCCGCGGGTGCCGGGACTGGTCGGCAGCCGTGACCAGGCCGGCAAGGGACGCAACGCCCTCGCCCCCGACCTCACCAGCCCGATCGCGGCGGAGACCAGGCGGATGACGCTCGAGGCGCTGGCCACGCTGCCCGAGGGCGACCAGCTCGCCGCGGGCACCGGTGTCCCGTCGCTGGTCGCGCGGCTGACCTGGCAGCGACCCCGGCGGCCACGGGCCCGCGCCGACCAGGTGGCCTGGGCGGTGGCGGAGGCGGGCGTGCTGGGCGTGACCGGGCTCGGCGGCCTCGCTGGCCATGGTCGGCTGCTGCTCGACGGTGACCACGAGGCCGCGGTGGCGACGTTGGCGCCGCTGCTGCCGAAGCCGCTCGAGCAGGTCGTGCTGCAGGCCGACCTGACCGCGGTGGCGCCGGGCCCGCTGGAGTCCAGCGTGGCGCGGCGGCTGCACCTCGTCGCCGAGGTCGAGTCACGCGGCGGCGCCACCGTCTACCGCTTCACCCCGGGGTCGGTCCGACGTGCCCTCGACCTGGGATGGTCGGCTCACGAGGTGCACGAGCTCCTCGACGAGGTGGCCGCCACCGACGTGCCGCAGCCGCTGCGCTACCTCGTCGACGACAGCGCCCGCACCTTCGGCAGCATCCGGGCCGGCCACGCCGAGGCGTTCCTCCGCGCCGACGACGAGACGGTGCTGACCGAGCTGCTCCACCACCCGAAGGCCGGTGGTCTCGGACTGCGGCGCCTCGCCCCCACGGTGCTGGTGAGCGACACCCCGCTGGACGTGCTGCTGCCCCGGCTGCGTGACATCGGTGCCGCGCCGGTGGTCGAGGCGGCCGACGGCACCGTGCAGATCGCCCGGCCCGACCAGCTGCGGGCCCGCACCCCGCGCGAGGCCCGCGGCGCCGCGACGGCGCGCGCCCGGGAAGCCGCCCACGTCGCCCAGGTGGTGGCCGCGGTCCGGGCCGGCGACCGCGTGACCGCGTCCCGCCCGGCGGCGGCGCGACCCCTCACGCCCAGTGGTTCGCTCGCGGCGCTGCGGGAGGCGATCGAGACGGGGGCGGCGGTCGTGATCGGGTACGTCGACAACCACGGCAGCCGCAGCGAACGCCTGGTGGAGCCGGTCCGCGTGGAGGGTGGGCAGCTGACGGCGTACGACGTACGCAGCGACGACACCCGCACCTTCGCCATCCACCGGGTCACCTCCGTGCGTGCGGTCGAGGACGCCTGA
- a CDS encoding CGNR zinc finger domain-containing protein, which produces MDFIRYAEASAGLLNAELPDDGALVAHLAHREWLHPSCTDRDAFVLRRFQRELRPVFEASDAGDAAGVIEALNALMEKYPITPMISDHDPDDLHLHVATRSASVSELLIGESLLGLATLVCDLGPTRLGVCSATPCTNVYVDTSPNQSRRYCSERCSSRANVAAYRARQKADSGV; this is translated from the coding sequence GTGGACTTCATCCGGTACGCCGAGGCGTCGGCCGGCCTGCTCAACGCGGAGCTGCCCGACGACGGCGCGCTGGTCGCCCACCTCGCGCACCGCGAGTGGCTCCACCCGTCCTGCACGGATCGCGACGCCTTCGTGCTCCGCCGCTTCCAGCGCGAGCTGCGGCCGGTCTTCGAGGCGTCCGACGCCGGCGACGCCGCGGGTGTCATCGAGGCCCTCAACGCGCTGATGGAGAAGTACCCCATCACCCCGATGATCTCCGACCACGACCCCGACGACCTCCACCTCCACGTCGCGACCCGCTCGGCGTCGGTGTCCGAGCTGCTGATCGGCGAGTCACTGCTCGGGCTGGCCACCCTGGTGTGCGACCTCGGGCCGACCCGGCTCGGCGTCTGCTCGGCGACGCCCTGCACCAACGTCTACGTCGACACCTCCCCGAACCAGTCGCGGCGCTACTGCTCCGAGCGCTGCTCCTCCCGGGCCAACGTCGCGGCGTACCGCGCACGGCAGAAGGCGGACTCGGGGGTCTGA
- a CDS encoding DNA repair helicase XPB, with the protein MNAGPLIVQSDKTLLLEVDHEQAADCRRAIAPFAELERSPEHIHTYRLTPLGLWNARAAGHDAEQVVDTLLTYSRFAVPHALLVDVAETMARYGRLRLDKHPTHGLVLVTTDRPVLEEVLRAKRVAGMLGARLDDDTVAVHPSERGNLKQALLKLGWPAEDFAGYVDGEAHPIELAEDGWSLRGYQREAAESFWHGGSGVVVLPCGAGKTLVGAAAMAHAQATTLILVTNTVSARQWKDELVRRTSLSEEEIGEYSGQVKEIRPVTIATYQVMTTRRKGVYPHLELFDARDWGLIVYDEVHLLPAPIFRMTADLQARRRIGLTATLVREDGREGDVFSLIGPKRYDAPWKDIESQGWIAPADCVEVRVTMPESERITYATAELEERYRLSACTPAKTRVAERLVEQHAGEPTLVIGQYLEQLDEIGADLDAPVIKGDTPVKERQRLFDAFRAGEISLLVVSKVANFSIDLPEAAVAIQVSGSFGSRQEEAQRLGRLLRPKADGRTARFYAIVSRDTVDADFAANRQRFLAEQGYAYRIVDAADL; encoded by the coding sequence GTGAATGCGGGCCCCCTCATCGTCCAGTCGGACAAGACGCTCCTGCTCGAGGTCGACCACGAGCAGGCGGCAGACTGCCGCCGCGCGATCGCGCCCTTCGCCGAGCTCGAGCGGTCGCCCGAGCACATCCACACCTACCGGCTGACGCCGCTCGGCCTCTGGAACGCGCGGGCCGCGGGCCACGACGCCGAGCAGGTGGTCGACACTCTGCTGACCTACAGCCGGTTCGCGGTGCCGCACGCGTTGCTGGTCGACGTCGCGGAGACCATGGCTCGTTACGGTCGGCTGCGCCTGGACAAGCACCCCACCCACGGCCTGGTGCTGGTCACGACGGACCGCCCCGTCCTCGAGGAGGTGCTGCGCGCCAAGCGGGTCGCCGGCATGCTCGGCGCTCGCCTGGACGACGACACCGTCGCGGTCCATCCCAGCGAGCGGGGCAACCTCAAGCAGGCGTTGCTCAAGCTCGGCTGGCCGGCCGAGGACTTCGCCGGGTACGTCGACGGCGAGGCCCACCCGATCGAGCTGGCCGAGGACGGCTGGTCGCTGCGCGGCTACCAGCGCGAGGCGGCCGAGTCGTTCTGGCACGGCGGCTCGGGCGTCGTCGTGCTGCCGTGCGGCGCCGGCAAGACGCTGGTCGGCGCTGCCGCGATGGCCCACGCGCAGGCCACCACGCTGATCCTCGTCACCAACACGGTCTCGGCCCGGCAGTGGAAGGACGAGCTGGTGCGGCGTACCTCGCTCTCCGAGGAGGAGATCGGCGAGTACTCCGGGCAGGTCAAGGAGATCCGACCGGTCACCATCGCGACGTACCAGGTGATGACGACGCGACGGAAGGGCGTCTACCCCCACCTCGAGCTCTTCGACGCCCGCGACTGGGGGCTCATCGTCTACGACGAGGTGCACCTGCTGCCGGCCCCGATCTTCCGGATGACCGCCGACCTGCAGGCACGGCGCCGGATCGGGCTGACGGCGACGCTGGTGCGCGAGGACGGCCGTGAGGGCGACGTCTTCTCGCTGATCGGGCCGAAGCGCTACGACGCCCCGTGGAAGGACATCGAGTCGCAGGGATGGATCGCGCCGGCCGACTGCGTCGAGGTGCGGGTGACGATGCCCGAGTCGGAGCGGATCACCTACGCCACTGCCGAGCTCGAGGAGCGCTACCGGCTCTCGGCGTGCACGCCGGCCAAGACCCGGGTCGCCGAGCGTCTGGTCGAGCAGCACGCCGGCGAGCCGACGCTGGTGATCGGGCAGTACCTCGAGCAGCTCGACGAGATCGGGGCCGACCTCGACGCACCGGTGATCAAGGGCGACACCCCGGTCAAGGAGCGGCAGCGGCTCTTCGACGCCTTCCGCGCCGGCGAGATCTCGCTGCTGGTCGTCAGCAAGGTCGCCAACTTCTCCATCGACCTCCCCGAGGCGGCGGTCGCGATCCAGGTCTCGGGGTCCTTCGGCTCCCGCCAGGAGGAGGCACAGCGACTGGGCCGGCTGCTCCGACCCAAGGCCGACGGCCGGACGGCCCGGTTCTACGCGATCGTCTCCCGCGACACGGTCGACGCGGACTTCGCCGCCAACCGGCAGCGCTTCCTCGCCGAGCAGGGCTACGCCTACCGGATCGTGGACGCCGCCGACCTCTGA
- a CDS encoding DUF1905 domain-containing protein: MDAWTFTAPLWPWEARPDSWVFLTVPPEVSDEIEDRMVARAPRGFGSVRVEVTIGGSTWRTSVFPSKEEAAYVLPVKKAVRRAEDLEAGDEAEVRLTVLDS; this comes from the coding sequence ATGGACGCGTGGACGTTCACCGCACCGCTGTGGCCGTGGGAGGCGCGCCCCGACTCCTGGGTCTTCCTGACGGTGCCGCCCGAGGTCTCCGACGAGATCGAGGACCGCATGGTCGCCCGGGCGCCGCGCGGCTTCGGGTCCGTGAGGGTCGAGGTCACCATCGGCGGCTCGACGTGGCGCACCAGCGTCTTCCCGTCGAAGGAGGAGGCGGCGTACGTACTGCCGGTGAAGAAGGCGGTGCGCCGGGCCGAGGACCTCGAAGCGGGCGACGAGGCCGAGGTCCGGCTGACCGTGCTCGACTCCTAG
- a CDS encoding PspC domain-containing protein, whose amino-acid sequence MSVSYPPRPLVRPQDKRIIAGVCAGLAQRFGVTPTTVRVIFVLSCLLPGPQFVVYIALWVLVPSD is encoded by the coding sequence ATGAGCGTCTCCTACCCGCCCCGTCCCCTCGTCCGGCCCCAGGACAAGCGCATCATCGCCGGCGTCTGCGCCGGACTCGCCCAGCGCTTCGGGGTCACGCCCACCACGGTGCGCGTGATCTTCGTGCTGAGCTGCCTGCTGCCCGGGCCCCAGTTCGTCGTCTACATCGCGCTCTGGGTGCTGGTGCCGAGCGACTGA